In Necator americanus strain Aroian chromosome IV, whole genome shotgun sequence, the following proteins share a genomic window:
- a CDS encoding hypothetical protein (NECATOR_CHRIV.G15731.T2), protein MLYNAIASARRRGFVGPRRASLLAAEAFRRVKIPAKPVRLAKRRDPVAAAQAPMGDKVDYEDQDADENSKPLQVAALFSSRRYSSKHSVRSVSSEDVRYTNIKTLFKDFCNRTSSHGVPFLGSPSFFGWRVWMVVCFCAATLFLFQTYWTLSEYFQYRTIIEMQLRFEAAPFPAATVCNLNAFKYSELIQYEEIKEGFDYWERVINAREMNEMLRNDAMMVDLRQKRSPLNFPIDEHELQGAVYQPVFVRCTCLNSEQCVPNRNPLEVNASVCMCFEDVTKGLIWPCYPTTVWTVKKCSGCSAISNTCPDPDHHNVTGVSQPCLCQSISHHCMVHPKDEIKWWNPNNYTIFPVTDPPTTVVTETEQAFGLSELKDKALPRDTRKNLSYTLNEFVLRCSFNSKDCNMDRDFKLHVDPEYGNCYTFNFNDSVELKNSRAGPMYGLRLLLDVHQDDYMPTTEAAGVRIVVHEQDQEPFPDTFGYSAPTGFVSSFGLKTKVLHRMDAPYGSCSDTFRPERYIYEEHYSPEGCHRNCFQLKVLDECGCGDPRFPLPSDEKRYCSAKSVVDRQCLSNLTSASGGYHHLQLECDCRQPCTENVFETAYSAAAWPSVNFKIGVDCPAVLDIFNDTEACTEYYRVNTAYIEIYYEQLNFETLKETAGYTMVNLFSDFGGNIGLWIGFSVITICEIIELIFEIGYYLLYIKPVRYHKKVKRRNQEENLSLPQLLDRHVYHGKYGLKNQSRMKQEKDGYG, encoded by the exons ATGCTCTATAATGCGATCGCAAGTGCACGGAGGAGGGGATTTGTTGGGCCCCGTCGCGCATCACTATTGGCGGCTGAGGCATTCCGCCGTGTGAAAATCCCTGCGAAGCCAGTTCGACTGGCC AAGCGCCGTGATCCAGTCGCGGCGGCGCAGGCGCCGATGGGCGACAAGGTGGACTACGAAGATCAGGATGCCGATGAAAACTCTAAG CCGCTACAAGTTGCAGCGCTTTTCTCAAGCCGTCGCTACTCTTCAAAACATTCCGTGCGATCTGTCTCCTCAGAGGATGTACGATACACTAACATCAAAACGCTATTCAAGGACTTCTGCAATAGGACGAGTTCTCACGGAGTCCCATTTTTGGg ttcTCCGTCTTTCTTTGGATGGCGGGTTTGGATGGTGGTATGCTTCTGTGCCGCCACTCTTTTCCTGTTCCAAACCTACTGGACACTATCGGAATATTTTCAGTACAGAACAATAATAGAGATGCAGTTAAGGTTCGAAGCAG CTCCTTTCCCGGCAGCTACGGTATGTAACTTGAACGCATTCAAATACAGTGAGCTTATACAGTACGAGGAAATTAAAGAAGGG TTTGACTACTGGGAAAGAGTGATTAACGCACGAGAGATGAACGAAATGCTTCGAAACGATGCTATGATGGTTGACCTAAGGCA AAAACGTTCACCATTGAATTTTCCAATTGATGAGCATGAACTGCAGGGAGCTGTCTATCAACCTGTATTTGTTCGGTGCACCTGTTTGAATAGCGAACAATGTGTGCCTAATAGGAATCCGTTGGAG GTAAACGCTTCCGTATGCATGTGCTTTGAAGATGTTACTAAAGGACTCATATGGCCATGCTACCCTACCACTGTGTGGACGGTTAAG AAATGTTCTGGTTGCTCCGCTATTTCGAACACATGTCCGGATCCTGACCACCACAACGTCACCGGTGTCAGCCAACCTTGCCTATGTCAAAGCATTTCGCATCACTGCATGGTACATCCAAAG GATGAGATAAAATGGTGGAATCCAAACAACTACACTATTTTTCCTGTAACAGATCCTCCAACAACTGTGGTGACGGAGACTGAACAAGCTTTTGGGCTATCG GAACTGAAAGATAAAG CTTTACCACGAGACACACGCAAGAATCTTTCCTACACACTTAATGAATTTGTTCTCCGGTGTTCTTTCAATAGTAAGGATTGTAATATGGATCG AGATTTCAAACTTCACGTTGATCCTGAGTATGGGAATTGTTATACTTTTAACTTTAATGACTCTGTAGAACTTAAGAATAGCAGAGCTGGACCGATGTATG GACTGCGTTTACTGCTTGACGTTCACCAAGACGACTACATGCCTACCACTGAAGCAGCTGGTGTTCGCATCGTTGTGCACGAACAA gATCAGGAACCGTTCCCAGACACTTTCGGCTATAGTGCTCCTACGGGTTTTGTGTCCTCTTTTGGTCTCAAAACG AAGGTTCTTCATCGGATGGATGCTCCTTACGGGTCCTGCAGCGATACGTTCCGTCCAGAGCGATACATTTACGAAGAGCATTATTCACCAGAG GGTTGTCATCGAAATTGCTTCCAGCTGAAAGTTCTTGATGAATGTGGATGCGGAGATCCACGATTTCCGTTGCCGTCTGATGAGAAACGATATTGTAGCGCGAAAAGCGTTGTCGACA GACAATGCCTTTCGAACCTTACTAGTGCTTCTGGAGGATACCATCATTTACAGCTGGAATGTGACTGTCGCCAGCCATGCACTGAAAATGTGTTTGAAACTGCTTACTCAGCAGCTGCCTGGCCATCTGTGAACTTCAAGATTG gtgtcgATTGTCCGGCCGTACTTGACATCTTCAACGACACCGAGGCGTGCACGGAATATTACCGAGTGAACACTGCATACATCGAGATCTACTATGAACAGCTAAACTTTGAGACACTCAAGGAGACGGCCGGCTATACC ATGGTCAATCTGTTCTCTGACTTTGGTGGTAACATTGGTCTGTGGATTGGATTTTCCGTGATCACCATCTGTGAAATCATCGAGCTTATTTTCGAAATTGGCTACTATTTGTTGTATATCAAGCCAGTACG ATATCATAAGAAGGTGAAGCGAAggaatcaagaagaaaatttgagtcTTCCTCAATTGCTGGACCGACACGTCTATCATGGAAAATATGGATTGAAGAACCAGAGCCGCATGAAACAAGAGAAAGACGGTTACGGCTGA
- a CDS encoding hypothetical protein (NECATOR_CHRIV.G15731.T1), whose product MGDKVDYEDQDADENSKPLQVAALFSSRRYSSKHSVRSVSSEDVRYTNIKTLFKDFCNRTSSHGVPFLGSPSFFGWRVWMVVCFCAATLFLFQTYWTLSEYFQYRTIIEMQLRFEAAPFPAATVCNLNAFKYSELIQYEEIKEGFDYWERVINAREMNEMLRNDAMMVDLRQKRSPLNFPIDEHELQGAVYQPVFVRCTCLNSEQCVPNRNPLEVNASVCMCFEDVTKGLIWPCYPTTVWTVKKCSGCSAISNTCPDPDHHNVTGVSQPCLCQSISHHCMVHPKDEIKWWNPNNYTIFPVTDPPTTVVTETEQAFGLSELKDKGAITTQTKENLIFLVAALPRDTRKNLSYTLNEFVLRCSFNSKDCNMDRDFKLHVDPEYGNCYTFNFNDSVELKNSRAGPMYGLRLLLDVHQDDYMPTTEAAGVRIVVHEQDQEPFPDTFGYSAPTGFVSSFGLKTKVLHRMDAPYGSCSDTFRPERYIYEEHYSPEGCHRNCFQLKVLDECGCGDPRFPLPSDEKRYCSAKSVVDRQCLSNLTSASGGYHHLQLECDCRQPCTENVFETAYSAAAWPSVNFKIGVDCPAVLDIFNDTEACTEYYRVNTAYIEIYYEQLNFETLKETAGYTMVNLFSDFGGNIGLWIGFSVITICEIIELIFEIGYYLLYIKPVRYHKKVKRRNQEENLSLPQLLDRHVYHGKYGLKNQSRMKQEKDGYG is encoded by the exons ATGGGCGACAAGGTGGACTACGAAGATCAGGATGCCGATGAAAACTCTAAG CCGCTACAAGTTGCAGCGCTTTTCTCAAGCCGTCGCTACTCTTCAAAACATTCCGTGCGATCTGTCTCCTCAGAGGATGTACGATACACTAACATCAAAACGCTATTCAAGGACTTCTGCAATAGGACGAGTTCTCACGGAGTCCCATTTTTGGg ttcTCCGTCTTTCTTTGGATGGCGGGTTTGGATGGTGGTATGCTTCTGTGCCGCCACTCTTTTCCTGTTCCAAACCTACTGGACACTATCGGAATATTTTCAGTACAGAACAATAATAGAGATGCAGTTAAGGTTCGAAGCAG CTCCTTTCCCGGCAGCTACGGTATGTAACTTGAACGCATTCAAATACAGTGAGCTTATACAGTACGAGGAAATTAAAGAAGGG TTTGACTACTGGGAAAGAGTGATTAACGCACGAGAGATGAACGAAATGCTTCGAAACGATGCTATGATGGTTGACCTAAGGCA AAAACGTTCACCATTGAATTTTCCAATTGATGAGCATGAACTGCAGGGAGCTGTCTATCAACCTGTATTTGTTCGGTGCACCTGTTTGAATAGCGAACAATGTGTGCCTAATAGGAATCCGTTGGAG GTAAACGCTTCCGTATGCATGTGCTTTGAAGATGTTACTAAAGGACTCATATGGCCATGCTACCCTACCACTGTGTGGACGGTTAAG AAATGTTCTGGTTGCTCCGCTATTTCGAACACATGTCCGGATCCTGACCACCACAACGTCACCGGTGTCAGCCAACCTTGCCTATGTCAAAGCATTTCGCATCACTGCATGGTACATCCAAAG GATGAGATAAAATGGTGGAATCCAAACAACTACACTATTTTTCCTGTAACAGATCCTCCAACAACTGTGGTGACGGAGACTGAACAAGCTTTTGGGCTATCG GAACTGAAAGATAAAGGTGCGATAACAACACAAACTAAGgagaatttgatttttctcgtCGCAGCTTTACCACGAGACACACGCAAGAATCTTTCCTACACACTTAATGAATTTGTTCTCCGGTGTTCTTTCAATAGTAAGGATTGTAATATGGATCG AGATTTCAAACTTCACGTTGATCCTGAGTATGGGAATTGTTATACTTTTAACTTTAATGACTCTGTAGAACTTAAGAATAGCAGAGCTGGACCGATGTATG GACTGCGTTTACTGCTTGACGTTCACCAAGACGACTACATGCCTACCACTGAAGCAGCTGGTGTTCGCATCGTTGTGCACGAACAA gATCAGGAACCGTTCCCAGACACTTTCGGCTATAGTGCTCCTACGGGTTTTGTGTCCTCTTTTGGTCTCAAAACG AAGGTTCTTCATCGGATGGATGCTCCTTACGGGTCCTGCAGCGATACGTTCCGTCCAGAGCGATACATTTACGAAGAGCATTATTCACCAGAG GGTTGTCATCGAAATTGCTTCCAGCTGAAAGTTCTTGATGAATGTGGATGCGGAGATCCACGATTTCCGTTGCCGTCTGATGAGAAACGATATTGTAGCGCGAAAAGCGTTGTCGACA GACAATGCCTTTCGAACCTTACTAGTGCTTCTGGAGGATACCATCATTTACAGCTGGAATGTGACTGTCGCCAGCCATGCACTGAAAATGTGTTTGAAACTGCTTACTCAGCAGCTGCCTGGCCATCTGTGAACTTCAAGATTG gtgtcgATTGTCCGGCCGTACTTGACATCTTCAACGACACCGAGGCGTGCACGGAATATTACCGAGTGAACACTGCATACATCGAGATCTACTATGAACAGCTAAACTTTGAGACACTCAAGGAGACGGCCGGCTATACC ATGGTCAATCTGTTCTCTGACTTTGGTGGTAACATTGGTCTGTGGATTGGATTTTCCGTGATCACCATCTGTGAAATCATCGAGCTTATTTTCGAAATTGGCTACTATTTGTTGTATATCAAGCCAGTACG ATATCATAAGAAGGTGAAGCGAAggaatcaagaagaaaatttgagtcTTCCTCAATTGCTGGACCGACACGTCTATCATGGAAAATATGGATTGAAGAACCAGAGCCGCATGAAACAAGAGAAAGACGGTTACGGCTGA
- a CDS encoding hypothetical protein (NECATOR_CHRIV.G15732.T1), whose translation MAVALLHKVLFRFQLLQYTFRFIIHYSTTSTPMEKLLPNYGLLLLLLVLDYALGEIILPLSLFNKDWQGDPKIDFGTKPYIYVASNDSDELLKKITCFLEDSGGETKKTALVLATWTKAYSTAINQKRAWTGDGDNATFSVKSTLTKEEAASLKGVLYTTNAADDTTPVFDAWKITAEGARFNFKKVTTAVFLNNAPTTRAQLSNFSADPDVELGIFSGVPNGTTYSAIITYNGSANTTMDPAFLALRAFTVRTTGSASFTLGGNISRGPNEMKTHPSMGILLSAEYPKKTGAAEKQLITYDKKMNFTVKASFDLNDGEYITVTFMNLKAGSQIYANNLTSSGSWNMSVISEQLSVQPSSKYAGAFLVSYATQDTDQQHEPTGSSTQTNVTTTSGPNEVTTTNGCTSVALSLLSLFVVTVAAAVLR comes from the exons ATGGCAGTTGCACTGTTACATAAAGTCCTTTTCCGGTTTCAG TTGTTACAATATACTTTCCGATTCATCATTCATTATTCAACTACGAGTACTCCTATGGAAAAATTGTTGCCAAATTACG GATTATTGCTGCTGCTTCTTGTTCTTG ACTACGCCTTAGGGGAAATTATCCTTCCACTTTCATTATTCAATAAGGATTGGCAAGGAGATCCAAAAATAGATTTTGGTACAAAACCCTACATCTACGTAGCTTCGAACGATTCTGACGAGCTTCTCAAGAAAATCACATGTTTTCTAGAGGACAGCGGGggcgaaacgaaaaaaac ggctCTCGTTCTTGCTACATGGACAAAGGCGTATAGCACTGCTATAAATCAGAAGCGAGCATGGACAGGAGACGGCGATAATGCTACGTTCTCGGTGAAAAGTACATTAACAAAGGAGGAAGCGGCCAGTCTCAAGGGTGTCCTTTACACCACAAATGCAGCTG ATGACACAACACCGGTTTTCGATGCTTGGAAGATCACAGCAGAGGGAGCAAGGTTTAATTTCAAGAAGGTGACCACAGCTGTCTTTCTGAACAACGCGCCAACCACACGAGCGCAGCTTTCGAACTTTAGCGCAGATCCG GATGTAGAGCTTGGAATCTTTTCTGGTGTGCCCAATGGAACGACGTACAGTGCTATCATAACATATAA CGGCAGCGCAAACACAACTATGGATCCTGCGTTTCTTGCACTGCGAGCATTCACTGTGAGAACCACCGGGTCCGCTAGTTTCACTCTCGGAGGGAATATCAGTAGAG GTCCCAATGAGATGAAAACCCATCCGTCGATGGGAATTCTACTATCAGCCGAATATCCGAAGAAGACCGGCGCCGCCGAGAAGCAGCTGATCACTTACgacaagaaaatgaatttcacCGTAAAGGCATCATTCGACTTGAACGATGGCGAATATATTACTGTAACGTTTATGAACCTGAAAGCTGGCAGCCAAATATACGCGAACAA TTTAACCTCCTCGGGTTCGTGGAATATGAGCGTAATTTCCGAGCAGTTGTCTGTTCAACCATCATCCAAATATGCTGGTGCATTTCTAGTCTCCTATGCGACTCAGGATACAG ATCAACAGCACGAGCCAACTGGCAGTTCAACCCAAA CTAACGTTACCACTACTTCCGGTCCAAACGAAGTGACAACGACAAACG GATGTACTTCTGTGGCTCTGTCTCTTCTGTCGCTTTTCGTTGTAACGGTCGCAGCTGCAGTTTTGCGGTGA
- a CDS encoding hypothetical protein (NECATOR_CHRIV.G15732.T2), producing MHKGLLLLLLVLDYALGEIILPLSLFNKDWQGDPKIDFGTKPYIYVASNDSDELLKKITCFLEDSGGETKKTALVLATWTKAYSTAINQKRAWTGDGDNATFSVKSTLTKEEAASLKGVLYTTNAADDTTPVFDAWKITAEGARFNFKKVTTAVFLNNAPTTRAQLSNFSADPDVELGIFSGVPNGTTYSAIITYNGSANTTMDPAFLALRAFTVRTTGSASFTLGGNISRGPNEMKTHPSMGILLSAEYPKKTGAAEKQLITYDKKMNFTVKASFDLNDGEYITVTFMNLKAGSQIYANNLTSSGSWNMSVISEQLSVQPSSKYAGAFLVSYATQDTDQQHEPTGSSTQTNVTTTSGPNEVTTTNGCTSVALSLLSLFVVTVAAAVLR from the exons ATGCATAAAG GATTATTGCTGCTGCTTCTTGTTCTTG ACTACGCCTTAGGGGAAATTATCCTTCCACTTTCATTATTCAATAAGGATTGGCAAGGAGATCCAAAAATAGATTTTGGTACAAAACCCTACATCTACGTAGCTTCGAACGATTCTGACGAGCTTCTCAAGAAAATCACATGTTTTCTAGAGGACAGCGGGggcgaaacgaaaaaaac ggctCTCGTTCTTGCTACATGGACAAAGGCGTATAGCACTGCTATAAATCAGAAGCGAGCATGGACAGGAGACGGCGATAATGCTACGTTCTCGGTGAAAAGTACATTAACAAAGGAGGAAGCGGCCAGTCTCAAGGGTGTCCTTTACACCACAAATGCAGCTG ATGACACAACACCGGTTTTCGATGCTTGGAAGATCACAGCAGAGGGAGCAAGGTTTAATTTCAAGAAGGTGACCACAGCTGTCTTTCTGAACAACGCGCCAACCACACGAGCGCAGCTTTCGAACTTTAGCGCAGATCCG GATGTAGAGCTTGGAATCTTTTCTGGTGTGCCCAATGGAACGACGTACAGTGCTATCATAACATATAA CGGCAGCGCAAACACAACTATGGATCCTGCGTTTCTTGCACTGCGAGCATTCACTGTGAGAACCACCGGGTCCGCTAGTTTCACTCTCGGAGGGAATATCAGTAGAG GTCCCAATGAGATGAAAACCCATCCGTCGATGGGAATTCTACTATCAGCCGAATATCCGAAGAAGACCGGCGCCGCCGAGAAGCAGCTGATCACTTACgacaagaaaatgaatttcacCGTAAAGGCATCATTCGACTTGAACGATGGCGAATATATTACTGTAACGTTTATGAACCTGAAAGCTGGCAGCCAAATATACGCGAACAA TTTAACCTCCTCGGGTTCGTGGAATATGAGCGTAATTTCCGAGCAGTTGTCTGTTCAACCATCATCCAAATATGCTGGTGCATTTCTAGTCTCCTATGCGACTCAGGATACAG ATCAACAGCACGAGCCAACTGGCAGTTCAACCCAAA CTAACGTTACCACTACTTCCGGTCCAAACGAAGTGACAACGACAAACG GATGTACTTCTGTGGCTCTGTCTCTTCTGTCGCTTTTCGTTGTAACGGTCGCAGCTGCAGTTTTGCGGTGA